One stretch of Epinephelus lanceolatus isolate andai-2023 chromosome 15, ASM4190304v1, whole genome shotgun sequence DNA includes these proteins:
- the kbtbd11 gene encoding kelch repeat and BTB domain-containing protein 11: MNEGCRQGGGTITVEADVILHAVNPDLVTPSDKDGNLCQGYVQGFLQDNQDFSPPPAFEKEYLLDGRLMENNHIDHQKGNGSYISRGDHLSNDKGAPDVPRHADTAVSNHIAGMQQNCASSEIHNGARAKVSYSADSSVSSPSQAKQETDWSVPKSNLECRDSSQEAENTQSQKEPDLVIEVGGQTISAHKAVLAEKSDYFKARLSRDILKVKGVSYKTLSTLIDYVYTSKMNVSKGNVVDVITGAKILQIPCAVQAAMDSMSEQITPENCYEILTIAKKQRLSELKETAYGFMSDNFLQILKDPAVYGRLNGSERDLILKKRMEGRQTLMVAEINDVFDRVGSRPPSRCGSRPQSPLSVGSLEESHMICYFNETANDWRPLTAMPEDINTKGCGICTMYNYLFVAGGIKGYGDKGKVSDKVFCYNPITNRWSEVRPLTQARAQLKLVSMDGYLYAIGGECLFTVEKYDPRMDRWTTVAPLPKGAFAVAHEATTCGGELYVSGGSLFYRLLKYDTKRDEWQECPYNNSRKKSTDMVAFKSFIYRFDVNREQGITVFKYNSIVKMWHDCASQRLGSHLPFRCAVIGNCIYCVNKSQTLQFVVEEENAYFVEEALRAPLEAKGVLFPFVLTLPEKPEKVT; this comes from the coding sequence ATGAACGAGGGTTGCAGGCAGGGAGGAGGGACAATCACTGTGGAGGCTGATGTCATCCTCCATGCCGTGAACCCTGACCTTGTCACACCGTCTGACAAGGATGGAAATTTATGTCAAGGTTACGTCCAAGGATTTCTGCAGGACAATCAGGATTTCAGCCCCCCTCCAGCATTCGAGAAGGAATACCTGCTGGATGGAAGACTGATGGAGAATAATCACATAGACCACCAGAAAGGCAACGGCTCGTACATCTCGAGAGGTGATCACCTCTCCAATGATAAGGGAGCTCCGGATGTCCCTCGTCATGCTGACACTGCTGTGTCCAATCACATTGCTGGCATGCAACAAAACTGTGCAAGCAGTGAGATCCACAATGGCGCCAGAGCTAAAGTGTCTTACAGTGCAGATTCCTCCGTGAGCTCGCCCAGCCAAGCCAAACAGGAAACGGATTGGTCAGTCCCAAAATCGAACCTCGAGTGCAGGGACAGCAGCCAGGAAGCTGAGAATACTCAGTCTCAGAAAGAGCCTGATTTAGTCATCGAAGTCGGCGGGCAGACGATTAGCGCTCACAAGGCTGTCCTGGCAGAGAAAAGTGACTACTTCAAAGCACGTCTGTCACGAGACATCCTGAAAGTGAAGGGAGTGAGTTACAAGACTCTGTCTACTTTAATAGACTATGTTTACACTTCTAAGATGAATGTTTCCAAGGGCAACGTTGTAGATGTCATCACAGGGGctaaaatcctccagatccccTGCGCTGTCCAGGCGGCCATGGACTCCATGTCCGAACAGATCACTCCAGAGAACTGCTACGAGATCCTGACCATCGCCAAGAAGCAGCGACTTAGCGAACTGAAGGAGACTGCCTATGGATTCATGAGCGACAACTTCCTCCAGATCCTAAAGGACCCCGCCGTGTACGGGCGACTGAATGGGTCTGAGCGGGATCTGATCCTAAAGAAGAGAATGGAGGGGAGGCAGACTCTGATGGTGGCAGAGATAAATGATGTGTTTGATCGCGTTGGGAGCCGACCGCCGAGCCGCTGCGGCAGCCGACCACAGAGCCCGTTGTCGGTTGGGTCCTTGGAGGAGAGTCATATGATTTGCTACTTTAACGAAACAGCAAATGACTGGAGACCTTTAACTGCAATGCCTGAGGACATAAACACTAAAGGGTGCGGGATCTGCACCATGTATAACTACCTGTTTGTGGCGGGGGGGATAAAGGGCTACGGGGACAAGGGCAAGGTTTCAGACAAGGTCTTCTGTTACAACCCCATAACCAACCGCTGGTCTGAGGTCAGACCTCTGACCCAAGCTCGTGCCCAGCTAAAGCTTGTGTCGATGGATGGCTACTTGTACGCCATTGGAGGggaatgtttgtttacagtggAAAAATATGACCCTCGCATGGATCGCTGGACCACGGTCGCCCCTTTGCCCAAGGGAGCCTTTGCAGTGGCTCATGAAGCCACAACCTGCGGCGGAGAACTTTATGTTTCAGGAGGCTCACTCTTCTACCGCCTTCTGAAGTATGACACCAAGAGGGACGAATGGCAGGAGTGCCCCTACAACAACAGCAGGAAGAAGTCAACTGACATGGTGGCTTTCAAAAGCTTCATTTACCGCTTTGACGTCAACCGCGAGCAGGGGATCACCGTCTTTAAGTACAACAGCATAGTGAAAATGTGGCACGATTGCGCATCACAGAGGCTTGGAAGTCACTTACCCTTCAGGTGCGCCGTGATCGGGAACTGCATCTACTGTGTGAACAAAAGCCAGACTCTTCAGtttgtggtggaggaggagaacgCCTACTTTGTCGAGGAAGCGCTGAGGGCGCCTCTGGAGGCGAAAGGCgttctttttccttttgttctcACTTTGCCTGAAAAGCCTGAAAAAGttacatag